TGTATTTCCCTGCCATCCTTACCCGATTCTACATCCAGGGAGTATTTATCAATGGCCAGGTTCATGGTGTGATACGCAGTGTTGCAGAAGTCTTCCAGGATCATGTACACAGCATTGGTGACGTTCCGAGGCACAGGTTTGGCAAATTTCATTCGACTGTTCACCACGATGCTGCCATTTCTGAAGTTCAGGATTTCCAGATTCTGGAAGCCCGTCAGATTTGATTGAAGGTAGGGCACCAGCTGCAACACAGAGGACATGACAGAAAAGCTGAATCTTTGACTCTCTACTCAAGCCAGTTGCACTGTTACCACACCAAACAGCGGGAGTCTGAATTATTTTATCCAAATCCCACAGGAAGGGTGTTAAAACTTTACCCAGTTGAGGCCCCTGCTGGCAGCCTACCAGGACCCTGAGTATTTCAGACAGTTCTTTAGTGTATACCAATTTGCAGACAGTTTCCAAAAATCTACAATTCAGAACCACAGTTCTCAGGACAGACATGGCACGCTCCCTTGATCTAAGCACGAGGCATGCTTGTCATTTCACAGGGTATTTCCTTCAAGCATGTCTCTCCTTTGCTCCCTTCATCTCCCacaataaaatgttcattttagtCAGGAGAGGGGAATTTCCCCGTTAAAATTTAGACAATTGTTGCTGTATAACTCCTGTGAGGCTTTGCTAGCCATCCGTCGGTTTAGGAACAGCTTAGTTCCCTCAACTACCTCTTACTTAGGATGGGTTGAAAGTGTTGCAGAAAAGTtacctccccacagccccagttTATTTACTTCTCTCTCCCTATAGACTAAATGCAGAGCACTCTGGAAGCAACTAAGGGGAGCGTCATAGTGACTTCAGCTACACCACTACATTTATTGACACCAGCAGAGCATCTGGGCCATAGTGCTAAAAAGTTATGCTTTAGAGAGACTACTGGCTGAATAAGACAAacaacacaccccaccccacccccattTCCAGACAGAATTTTCCCATGGAGGGACACCATATTTGTAAACACCAGTCTTGAGTTGCTCTCTGCAAAAGAGAGCTGACAAACTATTCTTTACCAACAATTTTTGTCTCTCTGGTAATGAACATTTAGCATAGAAGGGATTCTTACTAGTTCCAAGAATCGCTGCTCCAACGCTTTGTATTCAGGGGAGTTTTTATTAAACAGGTCCTCTGAAAACATCATGTTGGTAACCCGAAGACTGAAAAACACGACTAGAGCTCGTGACGGGACAGGAGTACTACTGCGATTTTCGTGTGTGGCCCAAGCCACACTGGCCATCTCTGTGGACTGGACACGAGTTGTTAGCTCCACGTGACTTTCAGTcatgctccttccctcctcagtcAGCTCAGGAGAAAAGTGGACAGTGCTCACACGATCCCGGTCTACTGAAATATCCAGGACTCTCGTTGTTGCATCTCCCAGCTTTGTTGAGGTAGATGACACAGATGATGACACCGTAGATCCCACAGGAGGGAGATGGGACGGAAGTTCAACAGTGCTGCTTGTTACACTCACTGTTACATAAGAGTTCATAACAGTGCTGAAGCTCATGGAAACATGCGTGTCATGGTCTGTACCACCCTGTCCAGTGATCTGATCTATTACAGAAGGAGCTACAGTTGAAACTTGAGTGGCACTCGGCATTGCTGATTGCACTGTCTGATCTAATGAGTTTTCTAGTGCTCTGTCAGTAGGCCAAACGTCAGCTGGTTTCTCCACTGCTGATCCAGTAGTGTCGTGTCCTGCCAATGATAAATCTAGCgtttgctgctcttctgtggaAGCATCAGGGTTTACTGTGGAAGAATCTGCGGTCAGAATAGTTTCTGAAGAGCTTGTGTCCAAGTGGCTTATTGTAGCAGCTTCAGTTACCTCTGACTGCCCCACTGTCAGTAGTTCTTCTGCTGTTGTCCTGTCTTCATTTTGATGTTCATCTGCTTCAGAAATGATGTTCTGACTTACACTGGACTCTTCAGGTTTCTCCATACTGACGGTCCCTGTAGATTTAAGGAGGCTATCTTCCACAGACAGACCTGTATTGTGTGGTGAGACAGGGGCCTCTCCAGTTGGCATGTCTACAAAGGAATGGTCCACTGAAGGCTCCAAACCCAAGGATGGTTTAACAAAAGAAGAATCATACATGCCTGATGTTTCTGTCTGTGTAGATGGTTCCACAGATGATGGCTCTTCTGTCTGTAACAGAGGTACCTGCCAAGTTGTAGTCTCTGGAAAGACAAATATTTCAGACTCATCGAGGAAATCTTCTTTTATATTGGCCATACCTTCATTGTCATCTTTGGAAGGATCATCATCTAATTTATTCCCAGAGTTAAGAATATAGTCCAAGATCATGCCTTCAGGAATATCCTCAGTTCTGATTAACAAAGACTCATTGTCATCTTCAAGCCAGCTATCAGGACCAGGGTAGAAAACTGGTTCCAGTGTTGCTTCTTCCCAAGGCCAAATAATTGATTCCATTTCTTTTCCCGAACCATCAAAAGCTGAACCAGACCCATCATCATATATAATTCTATCTCCAAGATACATATCAGTTTCATCTTCCATAGGCTGTACTTctaagggaaaattaatttcttccacaGACTCATGCAACACAGAGTCTGCATTGTTACTGCCTGCAGGACTATCCTGAGTTACTTCCTCCTTCTCAGCAGATACTGTTTCTTTAATATCAGTCTCTATGACTGATGAAGAGGCCACTGTTGgtgcagaaagcagaggaactcCATAATCATCTGTAAATGGAGGTTCTTCAGGCACGAGGTGAGGAGGAGGACTTGAAGGCAAAAGAAGGTCTTCAGATAGTCCAGTATCttcaaacactaaaaataaaaataaatttccaattagaatcattgaatcattttaggttggaaaagacccttaagataatcaagtccaactgtaaacctaacactgccaagtccaccactacaccatgtccctaagcaccacatctacacatcttttaaatacctccagggatggcaactcaacctcttccctgggcagcctgttccaatgcttgacaaccctttcagtaaagaactttttcctaagatccaatctaaacctcccctggtgaaacttgaggccatttcctcttgtcctatcacttgttacttgggacaCCAACAcccccctctctacaacctcctttcaggtaattggagagagcgataaggtctcccctgaggctccctttctccaggctaaaccaccccagttccctcagccgctcctcataagacttctgctctagacccatCACCAGCTTCATtccccttctctggacacgctccagcacctcaatgtctctcttgtagtgagaggccccaaaactgaatgcagtatttgaggtgcagcctcaccagtgatgagtacagggggacaatcacttccctagtcctgctggccacgctatttctgatacaagccaggacgctattggccgccttggccacctgggcacactgctggctcatgttcagctggctgttgactgacacccccaggtccttttctgccgggcagctttccagccactcttccccaagcctgtagcattgcatggggttgttgtgacccaagtgcaggacctgacacttaacCTTGTTgaacaattggcctcagcccatcgatccagcctgtccagatccctctgtagaacctttctgccctcgagcagatcaacactcctgcccaacttaatgtcgtctgcaaacttactgagggtgcactcgatcccctcatccagatcactgataaagatattaaacagaactggccccaacacagagccctggggaacaccacctgtgaccagccaccaactgggtttaactccattcaccacaactcttcgGGCCCAGCCAGCCAGTTCATTACCCAGCGacgagtacacccatccaagccatgagcagccagtttctccaggagaatgctgtgggagttGTTGTTTATGATAAAAAGTGTCAAATTCCATTCATTTTATTGTCTGTAGATCTGTGTTCAGCATGTTTCCTGTGATATATCCTGGCTTTTGTATGCTGAAGTCAGAAGGACCCCTGTTGACCTCTCCcacttttctttcagatattCTATGGGCCAAGTCAAGACTGCCGAGTAAGCAATAAAGCAGTAACTGTGTGGCACATCCTTAGGCTAGTCAGTCTACTTCAGAGATCAGTTATCTCTGCATGGCATCACCCAAACATGCCCTATACAAAAATACTTCTGTGCAATTAAACAAGTATCATGTGCATACCATTTCCTGAAGGGATAAACAGGCATTATTAGCTGTTACAAACATTTTATCTTAGCATATTGTTCTTGGATATATGCACACAGGAAAGGTAAAAACTATCAGAGAAAGATATCCAATTTTTTAGACCTTTCTGAAAAGTCATTTTGGTGAACTATACCTTTGGTAAGTATCAGGAAGCACTGGCATCCAAATTTAAGCTTCAGTCAATGGTATTAACTTACCATCTAAAGAATTGGAGGCTGAAAGCCATTCCAGAGAGTCCACAGAATCACGCCCTAACACTGGTGCAGTGACCAAATGAGGAGTCCGATTCCCATCCTCTAAATTCAGCCCATCAGGCAAAGAAGTGACGTCAGCCTCTGAGGAGAGCGGAGCTTCAGGTGCCAAACTGGCCTCAGAGTCCAGATTTTCTGGTCTTGGCCGGATTTCATTGTCATTGGACTGTTCACTATCTGAAGTGGAATCTGGTTTGGTGAAGTCAAAGGGCAAGGAATTGCTGACAGTCGATTCATCTGCTGAAGGCCGTTCAGCTAAAAAGGTGCTGTCCTGGAACATAAACCCACTATTAATATTTCCACTATTACAGGGGAAGCATTGGCTGTCCGCGTTGGGCTGAACACATAAAGGGTGTTAGCAGCAGCCAACCGCAAAATCTGGTACTACTGCCTCTGTGAGAAAGTaatgcacagcagcaggagcagccaaaCTGGGAGGACTGGCAAATATATACCCTTTGCCAATAAAGTGCAATGTACATGTAAAATGCACATCCTTGTGACATACATTTCATGTCCACTAAAAAGGGACAGAAGCCATTCAGATTGTTTGGAGTGCAGCTTCAGTTATGGTATTAAGAGATTTACCATCTATACCCAccccatctcctttccttttctggactgaaaaaaatggatttgtCCATTTCTAATTAAATCGAAGATAAATGCACAAAATACTGCCTGCCTTCCTAAGGCATGAAGAGGTCTTAGCAGCTATTAGCTACATAATCATCAGCTACATAATCAATACAGTAATTATAATATTACAGCTACTATGATACATAAAACAGTTTAGAAACTGAACTTGAATGTCTGCATGCCCTGTGGTCATTTATTGCTATCTTTTAGTATGTGGGTATAAGAACCCAGGAGGGAAATAAAGACCATCATGTAAAGAAGAGCATTTAGAACCTGGAATAACTTTAGTCTCAAAGCTGAGATGCCTgtgcagggggaagaaaaaaaaaaaatctatcagcaGTAATGATGAACAACAGAGTACGCACAATGATTTTGCGAATTGTTTGAAATGTGCAaagataatttgtttttaaatctccaGTTTGCACACTGTTTACTTACTAGTCCATACCCCAATCATTATTTGGTTTACAGTTAGAATACTTAGCACATTTAATCTTTGAATATTAATCTACTACCATGGTGTCTCATGAGGGAATTATatatactgggaaaaaaaatcaatgaagagATTAAGTTATTTGGTCAAGGCTACAAAAGCAAGCTGACTGCCTAAAACTTGGGAATTAGTACTTCACATGGATACCTGCCCACATGTCAATGCTGTGCAATAGTCTGATGTGGACAAAAAACCCTTGGGGTATGAAAACCTGCCAATTTCAAGAAGCAGCAATTTTCTAAGAACTAACCAACTGCTGATGGTGAATAGTAAAGTTAAGTGGGCAGTGGACACAGGTTTCTGTAATATGTATTACAGTTCAAAACAAACTCCTGATTCACCATTTCTGTAGCTCACCATTCCTGTCCAATCTCTTTCTTTTACTTGACCAGCATGAATAACAGGAAGAGTCCAAATACTTTTCAATTTGAAATTTTACTCCTGGTTGAAATGTGGATGAATTAAATTTTCAACTTAATTCAAAGTGCATTTGAATGCTTTGGAAAGACGACAGttaaggtatttttatttaattatttgtctACCTGTATTCATCACATTTTTATAGCCAGTTGTTATACCACCCCAGTCTcctcacattttttaatttatgtggtAACAATCAATTGAAAAGCAGGTATACCATATAGACATGTGCTCCAGCAAttatctttttttgcaaaattgaCTGCtataaataaagctgtaaaaaaagtTACTGTGCAAGATTAGAAACAAGTTACACATATAAATTCCATAAAGAATAAGGACTACCAGCAATAGCTTCTCAatacatttgggttttttatgtgaGCATTTAGTTGCCAGGGATTGCACTTCATCATTTATTTGAATGTGGACAGATGTTCCTATGACAACTAACATTATTCAAAGATTCTTGTTACAGTGCAATATATTATATTAACAAGTTTAATATCATATTGGCAAGTTCTGGTTTTCACTAATGTCTTTTGAAAGGCTTACAAATATGACAGATGTCTGCAAACACAGAACCCTCTCCctgattttccattttctgctgccAGAAAGGCATTGTGTTCAGCAAGCCAGAGCATTCTACCTGCTACAACTCAagagaaataacaagaaaatacagatttcaaaacCTAGACTtgattttttcttcactttaagaGAGCTGTAAAACtcaaagaaaagaattaatgatTAGTTGGTACCATCTGCTAGCAATTAGATGGTGAAGTCATGATAGTCCCACATTATGTCATAAGTATGTATGATAATACAAATCCAACCTACCCTCAAATCAGCtaagaaaaataatagcaaaactCTTTTTCATAGGTAACAATTCTACTTAACAGTATCTACTTGAACCATAAAGGTTTGACATCTGTGGAAATCACTGACTAATCATTTCAGCCTTGTTTACTGTTTAAGCATGTTTAtgattttcttaaatttatctGAAATTACTTCCCAAATTATCTGTGTATTGCAGATTTACACAGCTGGTTTTTGGATATGCTCAGTATCTTCTGTAAAATCAGAGTTTTTGACCGAAGACATAGATGACATTATTATGCATAGTCCGTGATTAGAAAAGCGTAACTTCCAGAATTTTTTCTTGTACATACTATTCCCTAAAACTGGTTTAAAATTTATTATTGCAAAGCTACCTCAACTCTAAAAATTTTCTTGTCTGCATATCTGTCAGAGTATCCACAAATAGAAGGTAAAGATGGCAGAATTAGTTTTACTTTAATTTAGCCTTactaaaataaacttctgtaatATTTTGATCTAGTTGGATAGCTCTAATGAAGAGAAAGGCCTTTCCTGAAAGTTAACTTAAATTCATGTTTCTTCACACCATGTTTAAGCCATTTATGGCAAATCCATATGAATTTGCATTTTAGACATCAacaattagtttttaaaaatcaggcaaaaCTAGCACGAAATTAAGGATATTATACCTGTGACCATTATAACAAGAATATTTGGGTTCTGTGAAGTGACTACGAATTTTGCTTccataaacattttagaagttgGCCTGAAATTAAATGTGTCTGTTCACAACATTATCTCAAAATGAACTTAGTGAAAACCTACCATCAAACATAGGTGGATCTGGATTTTGTGGCATGAACTGAGCTCATTTCTTCTTGGAAGGCACACCTGTTACACCACAGAGTGCAGAGCAGAAACCTACTGGATAAATCCTTAAGCCCAGACAACGCTCCACCATTCAGAAGTTCTAGCTGGCGGCAGAACTAATTAACTTCATCTCGGCGTCGCTGGCACCTAACTTGGTATCTCTGCTTAAAGCCCCACTGCATTGTACAGGACGTGGTCAGGGATACTACGTCTCCTGTCCAATGGGGAACTTCAGTCTATGACCTGGGTTGTTCCACAGGTGATCAGAGGAGATAATTacaatttcaagagaaaaaaaaagaaaccactgcctattatttttctgtgtttcctttgctgGAATTAAGGGGATGGACATCATTTTCAAACTGAACTGAGAACTTTCAGTGAAAGCAATACAGTAACAAAAGGAGCATATGAAACTCACCATTTTATCTCTGCTAGCGGCCAGCTTTAGTGCTTACATCTATTTCTCGCTTTCCAAAGAAAGGTAGTATTGTGGGAAGAATCATGTCTTTAGAGCAATTTACAGTCTAAACATTATGAAAAAACAGACAAAGGAAGCCTAAGAAGCAAGACCTGGCTTGGACAGCCAGGAACACAGGATTGCCATGTAATATAAGATGATCACAGAAAACTGTTGTGCAACAGATATAAAATTATCAGATGAAAGATTTCACCAGAGGTTTTACTCTGGTATACCGTGTGCGATGgcttttacttttacttttactAATAGATGCATTACTACTTATTCTGCATGAACAACCCGATAGAGAAGCTCTGGGCATTGGCTGTAATTCCGCCTTACTGAGCTATGTTGTTCAAATGTGTCCAAAGGCCAGTGCTCAGAACCATACTCACATCGAACTCTGGGCGCTCCAGCACAACTGGATGCTCAGTAATCCAGGATGGGTCTTCTGGTGGAGGGTGTAGTATTTCTTTCACTGTGGAAATATAAATAGTTGGGATCTAAAGGCTGCAGTAGCAGTGTGAGGAAGTTATTTTGGAAGACTGACTGAAAAACCCTCCCTCATCTCAGATTTGTGagtaaaatctttttaaaaagtttactaGAGAGATTGTGTTTCTGGAAATGCCCCCAGATCACTGACAGGAAGTACAGAAGAAAGATGAGAACAGAGGGGTAGACAGCACTCCTCCGCCACTTCTAGCAGGATCATTGAATATTCAACAATAAACCAGCtatttcctttgtgctgctcAAGGCCAGCGCTGAGCTACTAAGCTGAAGGTCATCTTGGTGCAACATGCATCATGTGAACCACACTTCCCCTTCCATTCCTGTTAACTGTTGGAAGTATTACTGAAATTGCCTACCACAAACCTCGGTGTCAAAGAAAAGAGGCTAATCTAATGGATTAAGACTGGGATACTACTGCTAATGACTTGACCTGGTTAAGATCAGAGCAAAACAAGCTACAACGCAGTTGtgtgtgttgtttctttttaattattcagagGGCAGCTGAATAATTCACTCatctcagatttattttataaaacttcAGATGTGTGGCCCACCGATGCATTGTAATTAATACCCACCATTAGTAAGCTGGAGAGAGTTAGGGTCTAAAGACAAGGAAGTGTTTTCAAGCAAGGCATTTTTCTGGAGGATTTCAGCAATATAATCTCGGAAATCGCTGATGGTGTACACAGCTGTTGGATTATCCTCTATGCCCATAAAGGAGTTGTCCTCCACCTTGTTGGAATGAAGGTTAATCAGGTCCCAGGTGGCATTGCTGATGGCTTTTCCATCAAATGTAACAGCATAGTGAACTTCCACCCCACTTCAGTTGtacaaaaagagaacaagaacACAGATAAGAGATGCAAGGTTTTCCAACGTATAGCAAACAccatgattccccccccccccccccaagaaccTGTGTCTATacccttttttaatataaaaatatattgctttaaaGGATTctagataaaaacaatttaattctCTTCACACGTGtgtctgcctgcctgtgctttccaCCACTGCAAAGATCTCAAGGAAAAGGCTACCAGACTCTGACATCTGGTCTGGTCCAGGCCCTGTATTTCTATGTGTGAGTGGTAGACAGACCACAAGCAGACCAAAACGGTGGCTTTCTGCCAGCATTAGTAATGGGCCCACCAGCATGCAGTAGTGTGAGTGATGATTTTAATGATGGGAATGGCTCTGAGGTACAAAAACaagctggaaaaaacaggctGTATATAGTAGCAATATACAGTAGCAAAAGGGAACCCTGATCACTCTCACTGTCTGGTGTCGATCTGCTTGAAATAATGTCTTCAATAGCAATAAAATGGTATTTAATACAGCTTATAATTGGGAACATTTTTCTAGACTTGTTTGatcatttattcttttaagaaGTTTTCTATCTGTGTACAGCTTAGCTTTTTTCATATTAACTCTCctccattttcttaattttcttttcctgaatacaTCTGGACGTCCCTTCCCACATGACAGCGTAGGTAGCAATCGGATTTACCATACACTGGGCATAAGCACAAGGGAGCTTCAGAAAATATAACATATACCTGTACACAGGGCACAGCAAGAAAATGAAGTAATCTATGAAGTGTTAGAAAAATGTGCCCCAAAGACAGGTTTTCCTCATTCCACAGAGCTGGACTGCATTGCTAAAGTAATGGCCCTGTTCATAGAAGTCTGTAAAGCCCCAGCACCAAATACAACAGAGACATCATCGGCAAACACGCTGACTAAAACCAGGAGCCTGCTGGAGTTTTGCTGCTGGCTCTATCATTGAAATGAGCCCACCATAGGCTCACCATGGGCACTGATTGtcagcagaggaaataaaaaaggacagcAGTAGTGAAAAGGCACAGCAAAGATGGAATACAGTATGCTCCTCAAAACTAACATTTCAATTTAATACAACTGTGCTGTCAGTTGCAGTTAATAATTCCTAACTAACAACTACGACACCATCATCCGTCTGGAAAGGGCTAAAACATCTGGTGCTTGGAACATAACCTTTGTGAATAGTTGCATGCATCTTAGCCTGCAGAAGTGCAGAATAGTGGAGGATGGCTTTAAGTCACTATTGTTTGTGAAAAGATTTGTATTTTCTAAcctttcttctaaaattaaaatgctcATTCTCTGTAAAACCATGGAAACTGGTTATGCCTTTGCTgagaaatacacaaaagaaaataatacatctAGTAAGTTAAAGGCTGCAGTTCTTCTGTCTTGTGAAATTCTGAAAATACCAATGGAGGAAAGTTTTGGATGCTTAACCTGCATATGTCTTACAAGAAACAAGTCCAGACTGATCCCATCTTCTGCTAAGGGATGGTTGTAAAACTACTGCTAAGATGTGCAGCACCTCTGGCCTTGAAGTAGCTAAGCCAAGTGCCTTTGCTGTAGAAGTATGGTTTTCTTACCTGCTTTAATCTCTATAATAACAATCATCATCCTGTATCTATTTAGGACTGTGCTGCAAAGTATAAAGACCTTGAATCATCTttaaggaattttgttttcttcacaaaaagaCACTCCTATACACAAGTTAGCCCAGTAGCTGACTTGTGTTTAGGAAGATTTTCCCCAAGTAGTTTTTTTATGATTAGGACTTAAATAAGCAAATTAGATTTATCTGTAATCAAAACAGAGCAGTTACAGTTTCTGGTAGAAGCCCCTCACATAATATTTATGCTGGATAACTATCTCACTCTGGAGCCAAAACTACAAATCCCCAAAACAGTGTCCTCCAGCTAAATGTGGTTTTCCATCTGTATTATgacaatatatataaaaaagttgTCTTTACCTGTCCTCCTCAGGAGAGCTGGatatagaaacaaaacaaaacacaatagcAAAACCTGTTAAATCCATGTTATGATTTCCTTTAAGTCTTCTATCTTTAACAAATTTGCTTTGGTATTCTACAGGGCACACAAATTTGAAAATGCATACAG
The genomic region above belongs to Mycteria americana isolate JAX WOST 10 ecotype Jacksonville Zoo and Gardens chromosome 1, USCA_MyAme_1.0, whole genome shotgun sequence and contains:
- the IMPG2 gene encoding interphotoreceptor matrix proteoglycan 2 isoform X2, encoding MLLFLTQISMFGFTWKTFLCFLVLGMIKGDLQIVAAEGYSATEGGQAKDGSPTPQLSGWQLANPSQPPELKKLNGIVKAEQVNKHLLLRRKRSILFPSGVKICPDESVEQAIANHLKYFRLRVCQETVWEVFKTFWDRLPEREEYHTWMSLCEEGTMSIFEIGMNFSQSEEHRSLIVKKLSYTKEAMGSSCTDWSCGSGTPTPASDADVTTLRDAAANVPPPHEISVESPAGGPEIEDADATINNEIKKQDEKLVRPVTEQMIEFSILIAGEEYSEELSDPATVKRQLLSEQFISQIKSVFEGLPGYKNIHVLDYSSPEEDSGVEVHYAVTFDGKAISNATWDLINLHSNKVEDNSFMGIEDNPTAVYTISDFRDYIAEILQKNALLENTSLSLDPNSLQLTNVKEILHPPPEDPSWITEHPVVLERPEFDDSTFLAERPSADESTVSNSLPFDFTKPDSTSDSEQSNDNEIRPRPENLDSEASLAPEAPLSSEADVTSLPDGLNLEDGNRTPHLVTAPVLGRDSVDSLEWLSASNSLDVFEDTGLSEDLLLPSSPPPHLVPEEPPFTDDYGVPLLSAPTVASSSVIETDIKETVSAEKEEVTQDSPAGSNNADSVLHESVEEINFPLEVQPMEDETDMYLGDRIIYDDGSGSAFDGSGKEMESIIWPWEEATLEPVFYPGPDSWLEDDNESLLIRTEDIPEGMILDYILNSGNKLDDDPSKDDNEGMANIKEDFLDESEIFVFPETTTWQVPLLQTEEPSSVEPSTQTETSGMYDSSFVKPSLGLEPSVDHSFVDMPTGEAPVSPHNTGLSVEDSLLKSTGTVSMEKPEESSVSQNIISEADEHQNEDRTTAEELLTVGQSEVTEAATISHLDTSSSETILTADSSTVNPDASTEEQQTLDLSLAGHDTTGSAVEKPADVWPTDRALENSLDQTVQSAMPSATQVSTVAPSVIDQITGQGGTDHDTHVSMSFSTVMNSYVTVSVTSSTVELPSHLPPVGSTVSSSVSSTSTKLGDATTRVLDISVDRDRVSTVHFSPELTEEGRSMTESHVELTTRVQSTEMASVAWATHENRSSTPVPSRALVVFFSLRVTNMMFSEDLFNKNSPEYKALEQRFLELLVPYLQSNLTGFQNLEILNFRNGSIVVNSRMKFAKPVPRNVTNAVYMILEDFCNTAYHTMNLAIDKYSLDVESGEQADPCKFQACNEFSECLVNRWSGEAECVCNPGYLSIDGLPCNSICDLQPNFCLNDGKCDISPGQGAICRCRVGENWWYRGEHCEEYVSEPLVVGIAIASVAGFLLVASAVIFFLARTLRDQYTKSDTEDSQGQGDSLSSIENAVKYNPMYESDTTGYSHYYRRYPQLTSYSSTSAETSTDYSSEEIRHIYENSELTKEEIQDRIRIIELYAKDRQFAEFVRQHQMKLL
- the IMPG2 gene encoding interphotoreceptor matrix proteoglycan 2 isoform X3, whose protein sequence is MSLCEEGTMSIFEIGMNFSQSEEHRSLIVKKLSYTKEAMGSSCTDWSCGSSGTPTPASDADVTTLRDAAANVPPPHEISVESPAGGPEIEDADATINNEIKKQDEKLVRPVTEQMIEFSILIAGEEYSEELSDPATVKRQLLSEQFISQIKSVFEGLPGYKNIHVLDYSSPEEDSGVEVHYAVTFDGKAISNATWDLINLHSNKVEDNSFMGIEDNPTAVYTISDFRDYIAEILQKNALLENTSLSLDPNSLQLTNVKEILHPPPEDPSWITEHPVVLERPEFDDSTFLAERPSADESTVSNSLPFDFTKPDSTSDSEQSNDNEIRPRPENLDSEASLAPEAPLSSEADVTSLPDGLNLEDGNRTPHLVTAPVLGRDSVDSLEWLSASNSLDVFEDTGLSEDLLLPSSPPPHLVPEEPPFTDDYGVPLLSAPTVASSSVIETDIKETVSAEKEEVTQDSPAGSNNADSVLHESVEEINFPLEVQPMEDETDMYLGDRIIYDDGSGSAFDGSGKEMESIIWPWEEATLEPVFYPGPDSWLEDDNESLLIRTEDIPEGMILDYILNSGNKLDDDPSKDDNEGMANIKEDFLDESEIFVFPETTTWQVPLLQTEEPSSVEPSTQTETSGMYDSSFVKPSLGLEPSVDHSFVDMPTGEAPVSPHNTGLSVEDSLLKSTGTVSMEKPEESSVSQNIISEADEHQNEDRTTAEELLTVGQSEVTEAATISHLDTSSSETILTADSSTVNPDASTEEQQTLDLSLAGHDTTGSAVEKPADVWPTDRALENSLDQTVQSAMPSATQVSTVAPSVIDQITGQGGTDHDTHVSMSFSTVMNSYVTVSVTSSTVELPSHLPPVGSTVSSSVSSTSTKLGDATTRVLDISVDRDRVSTVHFSPELTEEGRSMTESHVELTTRVQSTEMASVAWATHENRSSTPVPSRALVVFFSLRVTNMMFSEDLFNKNSPEYKALEQRFLELLVPYLQSNLTGFQNLEILNFRNGSIVVNSRMKFAKPVPRNVTNAVYMILEDFCNTAYHTMNLAIDKYSLDVESGEQADPCKFQACNEFSECLVNRWSGEAECVCNPGYLSIDGLPCNSICDLQPNFCLNDGKCDISPGQGAICRCRVGENWWYRGEHCEEYVSEPLVVGIAIASVAGFLLVASAVIFFLARTLRDQYTKSDTEDSQGQGDSLSSIENAVKYNPMYESDTTGYSHYYRRYPQLTSYSSTSAETSTDYSSEEIRHIYENSELTKEEIQDRIRIIELYAKDRQFAEFVRQHQMKLL